One region of Gossypium raimondii isolate GPD5lz chromosome 6, ASM2569854v1, whole genome shotgun sequence genomic DNA includes:
- the LOC128041785 gene encoding 50S ribosomal protein L12, chloroplastic-like — MGVLFWNSFNLVHSCECHEDGLVALGATDAGPAVVEEKTKSDMVIKEVSSNAQIAVIKAVKAIISLALKEAKEFFEGLPKKPRKEETNDAKKQLEEARAKVSLLRTLKKQPKERRLALQPWSSIISK; from the exons ATGGGTGTCTTGTTTTGGAAcagttttaatttagtccattcATGCGAATGCCATGAAGATGGA CTTGTCGCCCTTGGGGCTACCGATGCTGGACCCGCTGTCGTAGAAGAGAAAACGAAATCCGATATGGTGATCAAGGAGGTTTCTAGCAATGCCCAGATTGCGGTAATTAAAGCAGTTAAGGCTATAATAAGTTTGGCTTTGAAAGAAGCGAAAGAGTTTTTTGAAGGCTTACCGAAAAAGCCTCGAAAAGAGGAAACAAATGATGCCAAGAAACAACTTGAAGAAGCTAGAGCTAAAGTTTCATTGCTTAGAACCTTGAAGAAACAACCCAAGGAGAGGAGATTAGCTCTCCAGCCTTGGAGTTCCATCATCAGCAAATAA
- the LOC105772784 gene encoding coatomer subunit zeta-1: protein MELCPTIKNILLLDSEGKRIAVKYYSDDWPTNAAKEAFEKAVFTKTQKTNARTEAEITMFDNYIVVYKFVQDLHFFVTGGENENEIILATVLQGFFDAVGLLLRGTEDKKEALENLDLILLCLDEIVDGGIILETDANVIAGKVDSHSMDAGAPLSEQTITQALATAREHLTRSLLK from the exons atg GAGTTATGCCCTACAATTAAGAACATCCTTCTTTTGGATTCCGAAGGGAAACGTATAGCTGTTAAGTATTACTCAGATGACTGGCCAACGAATGCTGCTAAGGAAGCTTTTGAGAAAGCTGTGTTTACCAAAACCCAGAAGACTAATGCTCGAACTGAAG CTGAGATAACAATGTTTGACAACTATATTGTTGTATACAAGTTCGTTCAAGACCTTCACTTTTTTGTTACCGGaggtgaaaatgaaaacgagATCATCTTGGCCACAGTGCTCCAGGGATTTTTTGATGCTGTTGGACTCCTCCTTAG AGGCACTGAGGACAAAAAGGAAGCATTGGAGAACTTGGATCTTATTTTGTTGTGCCTCGATGAGATTGTTGATGGCGG TATCATTCTTGAAACTGATGCAAATGTCATTGCCGGAAAAGTTGATAGTCATAGTATGGATGCCGGAGCTCCTTTGTCCGAGCAG ACAATAACTCAAGCATTGGCTACCGCTCGTGAACATCTTACGAGATCTCTCCTCAAGTAA
- the LOC105772266 gene encoding two-pore potassium channel 3, with translation MENDQLLSYLSPRKKLRPPPVFLPSIVESLNSPKPPLPPSSSSDTILNLQESLLLQNQQNSPATRSDPNLTWRKINLHRCKTAPAMAVLMDAINPSIPKPKFGSESIVRQACILLILYLSLGVAIYWFNRHHFVGPKTNPVVDALYFCIVTMCTIGFGDITPNSNATKLFSILFVLVGFGFIDILLSGMVSYVLDLQENYLLKTVQHDGDKRDLATSYIIDVKKGRMRIRLKVGLALGVVVLCIGIGVGVMHFVEHLEWLDSFYLSVMSVTTVGYGDRAFKTMPGRLFAAIWLLVSTVAVARAFLYLAEARVDKRHRRMAKWVLGQDMTVSQFLAADIDNNGYVSKSEFVIYKLKELGKVSEKDIMQISQKFDRLDSGNCGRICLADLKDSHH, from the exons atggaaaatgatcAATTACTATCATATTTAAGCCCTAGGAAAAAATTAAGGCCACCCCCAGTTTTTCTCCCATCAATAGTCGAATCACTAAATTCACCAAAGCCGCCGCTACCACCATCATCATCTTCAGATACCATTTTAAACCTTCAAGAATCGCTTTTActtcaaaatcaacaaaattcacCAGCAACACGATCAGACCCAAATCTCACATGGCGAAAAATCAATCTCCACCGATGCAAAACGGCACCAGCAATGGCGGTTTTAATGGATGCAATCAATCCATCAATCCCTAAACCTAAATTCGGATCCGAATCAATTGTAAGACAAGCTTGTATActtttaatattgtatttatcattgGGTGTTGCCATATATTGGTTTAATCGTCATCATTTCGTCGGTCCAAAAACGAATCCTGTTGTCGATGCATTGTATTTTTGTATCGTCACGATGTGCACCATTGGGTTCGGTGATATTACCCCTAATAGTAACGCTACTAAGTTGTTTTCGATCTTATTTGTGTTGGTCGGTTTCGGATTTATCGATATTTTACTTAGCGGTATGGTTAGTTATGTACTCGATTTACAAGAGAATTATTTGTTGAAAACGGTTCAACATGATGGTGACAAAAGAGATTTAGCAACTAGTTATATCATTGATGTTAAGAAAGGGAGGATGAGGATTAGATTGAAAGTTGGTTTAGCATTAGGTGTTGTGGTACTTTGTATTGGTATTGGTGTTGGTGTTATGCATTTTGTTGAACATCTTGAATGGTTGGATTCCTTTTATCTTTCGGTTATGTCGGTTACGACAGTCGGGTACGGTGATCGGGCATTTAAAACGATGCCTGGTCGGCTTTTCGCTGCAATTTGGTTGCTTGTATCGACCGTTGCCGTTGCTCGTGCTTTTTTGTATCTGGCTGAGGCTAGAGTTGATAAGAGGCATAGGAGGATGGCTAAATGGGTGCTTGGTCAAGACATGACTGTCTCGCAATTTCTCGCCGCCGATATAGACAACAACGGTTACGTAAG CAAATCCGAGTTCGTGATATACAAACTCAAGGAACTGGGAAAGGTATCGGAAAAAGACATAATGCAAATCTCCCAGAAATTCGACAGGCTCGATTCCGGCAACTGCGGAAGGATATGCCTCGCCGACCTTAAGGATAGTCATCATTAG
- the LOC105774241 gene encoding protein TIC 20-II, chloroplastic: MAALCYSLPSLTLKPSPLNPKPYPNIPFLSHPKPNLRLPKKPTTTITRMSLNPTPATDRLISVAAYSLPFFNSLQYGRYLFIQYPQLGILFDPILPFLSLYKSVPYASFVAFFALYLGVVRNPSFSHYVRFNSMQAVTLDVLLVVPLLLTRIFNPGRVGLGFKVMVWGHTGVFVFSCLCFVYGVVSSILGRTPYLPFVADAAGRQI; the protein is encoded by the coding sequence atggCTGCTCTCTGTTACTCTCTACCCTCTTTAACCCTAAAACCTTCCCCtttaaaccccaaaccctacCCCAATATCCCCTTCCTCAGCCACCCAAAACCCAATCTCCGCCTTCCAAAGAAACCCACCACCACCATCACCCGCATGTCACTTAACCCTACTCCAGCCACAGATCGGTTAATCTCCGTCGCAGCTTACAGTCTCCCCTTCTTCAACTCCCTTCAATACGGTCGCTACCTATTCATCCAATACCCTCAATTGGGTATTCTATTTGACCCCATTTTACCCTTCTTATCCCTCTACAAATCCGTACCTTACGCCAGCTTCGTCGCTTTCTTTGCTTTGTACCTTGGTGTGGTTCGTAACCCGAGTTTCAGTCATTACGTTAGGTTCAATTCGATGCAGGCTGTGACATTGGATGTGTTGCTGGTGGTGCCTTTGTTGCTAACGAGAATATTTAatccgggtcgggtcgggttggggtttaaggtcATGGTTTGGGGACATACGggggtttttgtttttagttgtttgtgttttgtttatgGGGTGGTTTCTAGTATTTTGGGTCGGACTCCATATTTACCTTTCGTTGCTGATGCTGCTGGTAGGCAAATTTAA